One segment of Amycolatopsis alba DSM 44262 DNA contains the following:
- a CDS encoding LysR family transcriptional regulator, with protein MTAQLAPQLALLSALRRTTNVTRAAELLGVPQPTVSRRISALGEALGAPLTVPDGRGIRLTRAAELLADAAERALADVDAGVRQAREEVDPESGHVVLGFLHLLGRSLVPTMLRGYRADHPGVRFTLVQGSRQDMVDRLTSGELDLALLAPAPVDDPLLDTAVLSEQEIFLSVPTSHRLADRPSAAIEDLEDEEFVLLETGYGLRTITDELCAAAGFEPKIAFEGQESDTVRGLVAAGLGVALLPRFEPGSPAGVAEVPLVPPVGRTIGLAWRKDVVLPPAVMRFRERVRARQW; from the coding sequence ATGACCGCCCAGTTAGCCCCCCAGCTCGCGCTGCTCTCCGCACTGCGCCGCACGACGAACGTCACACGCGCGGCCGAACTGCTCGGTGTCCCGCAGCCGACGGTGAGCCGCCGGATCTCGGCGCTCGGCGAGGCTCTCGGCGCGCCGCTCACGGTCCCCGACGGCCGGGGCATCCGGCTCACCCGTGCCGCCGAGCTACTGGCCGACGCCGCCGAACGTGCCCTCGCCGACGTCGACGCCGGAGTCCGCCAAGCCCGCGAAGAGGTCGACCCCGAGTCCGGGCACGTCGTTCTCGGCTTCCTGCACCTGCTCGGCCGGTCACTGGTCCCCACCATGCTCCGCGGCTACCGCGCGGACCATCCGGGAGTCCGGTTCACGCTGGTCCAGGGCTCACGACAGGACATGGTCGACAGGCTGACCAGCGGCGAACTCGATCTCGCGCTGCTCGCGCCCGCCCCCGTCGACGATCCGCTGCTCGACACGGCCGTGCTCTCCGAGCAGGAGATCTTCCTTTCCGTCCCGACGTCGCATCGGCTCGCCGACCGGCCCAGCGCCGCCATCGAAGATCTCGAGGACGAGGAATTCGTCCTGCTGGAGACGGGCTACGGTCTCCGCACCATCACCGACGAACTGTGCGCCGCGGCAGGCTTCGAACCGAAGATCGCCTTCGAGGGCCAGGAGTCCGACACCGTCCGCGGACTGGTCGCGGCCGGGCTCGGCGTGGCGCTGCTCCCCCGGTTCGAACCCGGCAGCCCGGCGGGTGTCGCCGAAGTCCCGCTGGTGCCGCCGGTCGGGCGGACCATCGGGCTGGCGTGGCGCAAGGACGTCGTCCTGCCGCCCGCGGTGATGCGGTTCCGGGAGCGGGTCCGCGCGCGGCAATGGTGA
- a CDS encoding S1C family serine protease has product MTEQPNANPQQPGDPAGDRLAPRPLARPAVDPAQAATFGRPRGVDGAFDKLYQPGSNGQAAPGLNLAPPTPESLAEAFRRPPGAEGVVLERPHGTNGSEASANDPDGPLWTTTSDPWRDPGSGAVLAGPAVHQDSDEEKDAKRPQGALLSLPEVLFGRRVQTKALAMLAAVALVIGAAGGLIGWWFADTGTELTGQASISEADAAKERPAGSIADIAHRVAPAVVSLEVFKPGADSGQQGSGVVIDNQGYVLTNEHVISAATADSATKVTAVFFDGKRVEAKVVGADAKTDLAVVKVDVKNLTALQVGKSADLAVGDSVIAVGSPLALQNSVTAGIVSALNRPVTAGGDGGSAPVIYEAIQTDAAINHGNSGGALVDATGALVGINSAIRSSSAEGGSIGIGFAIPSDYAVKIAKTLIKDGKVVHPDIGINASSTVAGSSTMGAQVRNVAPGGPAASAGIKEGDVITDVGGRLVRDSAELLVAVRAREVGEVVPVRLVRDGSSLVVDVKLASD; this is encoded by the coding sequence ATGACCGAGCAGCCGAACGCGAATCCGCAGCAGCCTGGTGACCCGGCGGGGGACCGGCTGGCGCCGCGCCCGCTGGCCCGGCCCGCCGTCGATCCGGCGCAGGCGGCCACGTTCGGCAGGCCGCGTGGCGTCGACGGCGCCTTCGACAAGCTCTACCAGCCCGGTTCGAACGGGCAGGCCGCGCCGGGCCTGAACCTGGCACCGCCGACGCCGGAATCGCTCGCCGAGGCCTTCCGCCGCCCGCCGGGCGCCGAAGGTGTCGTGCTGGAGCGTCCGCACGGGACGAATGGCTCCGAGGCGTCCGCGAACGACCCCGACGGCCCGCTCTGGACCACGACCTCGGATCCGTGGCGCGACCCCGGCTCCGGCGCGGTGCTCGCCGGGCCCGCCGTGCATCAGGATTCGGATGAGGAGAAGGACGCGAAGCGCCCGCAAGGTGCGCTGCTGAGCCTCCCCGAGGTCCTCTTCGGGCGGCGTGTGCAGACGAAGGCACTGGCGATGCTCGCCGCCGTCGCGCTGGTCATCGGCGCCGCCGGTGGGCTGATCGGCTGGTGGTTCGCCGACACCGGCACCGAACTGACCGGTCAGGCCAGCATCTCCGAGGCCGACGCGGCCAAGGAACGTCCGGCGGGCTCGATCGCGGACATCGCCCACCGGGTGGCACCCGCCGTGGTCTCGCTCGAGGTGTTCAAGCCCGGCGCCGACTCTGGACAGCAGGGCTCCGGCGTCGTCATCGACAACCAGGGCTACGTGCTCACGAACGAACACGTGATCTCTGCCGCGACGGCCGACTCGGCCACCAAGGTCACCGCCGTGTTCTTCGACGGCAAGCGCGTCGAGGCGAAGGTCGTCGGCGCCGACGCCAAAACCGACCTGGCCGTGGTCAAGGTCGACGTCAAGAACCTGACCGCGCTGCAGGTCGGGAAGTCCGCCGACCTCGCCGTCGGCGACTCGGTGATCGCCGTCGGTTCGCCGCTGGCACTGCAGAACTCGGTCACCGCCGGCATCGTCAGCGCGCTCAACCGCCCGGTGACCGCGGGCGGCGACGGCGGCAGCGCGCCGGTGATCTACGAAGCCATCCAGACCGACGCCGCGATCAACCACGGTAACTCGGGCGGTGCGCTGGTCGACGCGACCGGCGCGCTGGTCGGGATCAACTCGGCGATCCGCTCGTCCAGCGCCGAAGGCGGCAGCATCGGCATCGGGTTCGCCATCCCGAGCGACTACGCGGTGAAGATCGCGAAAACCCTGATCAAGGACGGCAAGGTCGTCCACCCCGACATCGGCATCAACGCCTCGTCGACCGTCGCGGGCTCCAGCACCATGGGCGCGCAGGTCCGCAACGTCGCCCCCGGCGGCCCGGCCGCGTCGGCCGGGATCAAGGAAGGCGACGTGATCACCGACGTCGGCGGACGGCTCGTGCGCGACTCGGCGGAACTGCTCGTCGCGGTCCGCGCGCGTGAAGTCGGCGAAGTGGTCCCTGTCCGCCTTGTCCGGGATGGGTCTTCACTTGTTGTTGACGTGAAACTGGCCTCGGACTAG
- a CDS encoding DUF1003 domain-containing protein, with translation MPELTSGRRLDQPRGQSRFRLNIDPDSFGRFTERIARFLGTGKYLFWQTLIVIIWIVLNLVAVSLQWDPYPFILLNLAFSTQAAYAAPLILLAQNRQDDRDRVSLDEDRNRAAQTKADTEYLARELASLRIALGEVATRDFLRGELDRLREDLDAKPRKAKPDRTPTGT, from the coding sequence GTGCCTGAACTGACGTCCGGGCGGCGGCTGGACCAGCCCCGCGGCCAGAGCCGGTTCAGGCTGAACATCGACCCCGACTCGTTCGGCCGGTTCACCGAACGGATCGCGCGGTTCCTCGGCACCGGCAAGTACCTGTTCTGGCAGACGCTGATCGTCATCATCTGGATCGTGCTGAACCTGGTCGCGGTCTCGCTGCAATGGGACCCGTACCCGTTCATCCTGCTGAACCTGGCGTTCTCGACGCAGGCCGCGTACGCCGCGCCGCTCATCCTGCTGGCACAGAACCGGCAGGACGACCGCGACCGGGTCTCACTGGACGAAGACCGGAACCGTGCCGCGCAGACGAAGGCGGACACCGAGTACCTCGCGCGGGAGCTGGCATCGCTGCGGATCGCGCTCGGCGAGGTCGCCACGCGGGACTTCCTGCGGGGCGAACTCGACAGGCTCCGTGAAGATCTTGATGCCAAGCCGCGCAAGGCCAAACCCGACCGCACGCCTACCGGTACGTAA
- a CDS encoding MFS transporter produces MTIAVAAAGISSFALLYAPQPVLPQLAGQYHLDPGGASLAVSVATGALAIAVLPIAALSEVVGRRPVIIASVVASVVFGFLLPLAPSYPALLVLRALQGVAIAGFPGVAAAYLAERLGKAGLAAAVGAMIAGNTIGGMVGRLAAGFTAGPFGYRGALLVVAVIGLVCAVVTVLALPPGKQGTFTITSEDRPRSERLREQGRAVLAGLGAAVRKPVLLVQYAVALLAMGSFVALYNAAGFRLTGEPLNLSPAIASLVFLAYAMGSVSSATAGKLVDRLGRRRALVGALLLTIAGAALTLSDSLPLVVAGFVVLTGGFFAAHAVANGWAAAEAPDNARGQVGGLYTLSYYLGSSIGGAVGATVYGHAGWTWLIALTASWLALAGAAVVAVVPKSVKASFPTLSVGKEAFTDRVFSPRR; encoded by the coding sequence GTGACGATCGCCGTCGCCGCGGCCGGGATCTCGTCGTTCGCCCTGCTCTACGCGCCGCAGCCGGTGCTGCCGCAGCTGGCCGGGCAATACCACCTCGACCCCGGTGGCGCTTCTCTCGCGGTGAGTGTCGCGACCGGCGCGCTCGCCATCGCCGTGCTGCCGATCGCGGCGCTCTCGGAGGTCGTGGGACGGCGTCCGGTGATCATCGCTTCGGTGGTCGCGTCGGTCGTGTTCGGCTTTCTCCTGCCGCTGGCGCCCAGCTACCCGGCGCTGCTGGTGCTGCGGGCGCTGCAAGGGGTGGCCATCGCGGGGTTCCCCGGAGTGGCTGCGGCCTACCTCGCGGAACGGCTCGGCAAGGCCGGGCTCGCGGCGGCGGTGGGCGCGATGATCGCCGGGAACACCATCGGCGGGATGGTCGGGAGGCTCGCGGCCGGGTTCACCGCCGGTCCGTTCGGCTACCGGGGCGCACTGCTCGTCGTCGCGGTGATCGGGCTGGTCTGCGCGGTGGTCACGGTGCTGGCCCTGCCGCCGGGAAAGCAAGGGACCTTTACTATCACTTCCGAGGATCGTCCCAGGTCAGAGCGGTTGCGCGAGCAGGGGCGGGCGGTGCTGGCCGGCCTCGGCGCCGCGGTCCGGAAGCCGGTCCTCCTGGTCCAGTACGCGGTCGCGCTGCTGGCGATGGGCTCGTTCGTCGCGCTGTACAACGCCGCCGGATTCCGCCTGACCGGCGAGCCGCTGAACCTCTCGCCCGCGATCGCGTCGCTGGTCTTCCTCGCCTACGCGATGGGTTCGGTCTCGTCCGCGACCGCGGGCAAACTAGTCGACAGGCTCGGCCGTCGCCGGGCACTCGTGGGCGCGCTGCTGCTCACGATCGCCGGGGCCGCGCTGACGCTGTCCGACTCGCTGCCCTTGGTCGTCGCCGGTTTCGTGGTGCTGACCGGCGGCTTCTTCGCCGCGCACGCCGTCGCCAACGGCTGGGCCGCGGCGGAGGCGCCCGACAACGCGCGAGGCCAGGTGGGCGGGCTCTACACGCTCTCGTACTACCTCGGCAGCAGCATCGGCGGCGCCGTCGGCGCGACCGTCTACGGGCACGCAGGCTGGACCTGGCTGATCGCCCTGACCGCCAGCTGGCTGGCCCTCGCCGGGGCGGCCGTGGTCGCGGTGGTCCCCAAGTCCGTGAAGGCCTCCTTCCCTACCCTGAGCGTAGGGAAGGAGGCCTTCACGGACCGCGTCTTCAGCCCCCGGCGATAG
- a CDS encoding LppU/SCO3897 family protein, which yields MSENTGTPFPPQNAPHQQWPQHQQQWPHQQQGWPQQPPKKKGLSTKVKVLLLVAALVVVGGGLGLVFVLKAAAGPEKQAGKLTEGDCVVLTGSGKEADAVKTPCDSPQAPYAVSLTGVNKGDWDCKEGFYRYAVETPLRGEGVALCLAINAKVGLCFDDIESKTPPPLKDCGSARLKISEVFPQSSMVNSPCAEGTANVISYASYGTSKFKSATICFVKP from the coding sequence ATGTCGGAGAACACGGGAACTCCTTTCCCGCCTCAGAACGCCCCTCACCAGCAGTGGCCGCAGCACCAGCAGCAGTGGCCCCACCAGCAGCAGGGCTGGCCCCAGCAGCCGCCCAAGAAGAAGGGCCTGTCCACCAAGGTGAAGGTCCTGCTGCTCGTCGCCGCGCTCGTCGTGGTCGGCGGCGGGCTCGGCCTGGTCTTCGTGCTGAAGGCGGCCGCCGGGCCGGAGAAGCAGGCGGGGAAACTGACCGAGGGCGACTGCGTCGTGCTGACCGGATCAGGCAAGGAGGCCGACGCGGTCAAGACGCCGTGCGACTCGCCTCAAGCGCCGTACGCGGTGAGCCTCACCGGCGTGAACAAGGGCGATTGGGACTGTAAAGAGGGCTTCTACCGCTACGCCGTCGAGACGCCGCTGCGCGGGGAGGGCGTCGCCCTGTGCCTGGCGATCAACGCCAAGGTCGGCTTGTGCTTCGACGACATCGAGAGCAAGACCCCGCCGCCGCTCAAGGACTGCGGCTCGGCGCGGCTGAAGATCAGCGAGGTCTTCCCGCAGTCGAGCATGGTGAACAGCCCGTGCGCGGAAGGCACCGCGAACGTCATCTCCTACGCCAGTTACGGGACTTCGAAGTTCAAGAGCGCGACGATCTGCTTCGTCAAACCCTGA
- a CDS encoding O-methyltransferase, which produces MNSGTHAGSPAEAADADLVDGYLPDDEVLATARARSADLGCGPLSAGAGATLRFLATTLRAKAVVEVGTGAGVSGLCLLRGMVDDGILTSIDIEPEYHRAARSAFREAGYPPGRTRLIMGRALDVLPRLTPGGYDLVFVDSAPIEYPSCYEKAVALLRPGGILAFHNVSGTRVTDPSRRDPDTLALREVARAFREDERLVPALLPVGGGLLVAAIA; this is translated from the coding sequence GTGAATTCCGGGACGCATGCGGGCTCGCCTGCCGAGGCCGCCGACGCCGACCTCGTCGACGGGTACCTCCCCGACGACGAGGTTCTGGCCACCGCGCGGGCGCGGTCGGCCGATCTGGGATGCGGTCCGCTGAGCGCGGGCGCGGGCGCGACCCTGCGTTTTCTCGCCACGACACTGCGGGCGAAGGCCGTCGTCGAGGTCGGGACCGGGGCGGGGGTGAGCGGGTTGTGCCTGCTCAGGGGCATGGTCGACGACGGAATCCTCACCTCGATCGACATCGAGCCGGAGTACCACCGGGCGGCCCGGTCCGCGTTCCGTGAGGCCGGTTATCCGCCGGGACGGACCCGGCTGATCATGGGCCGCGCGCTCGACGTCCTCCCCCGGCTCACGCCCGGCGGCTACGACCTGGTGTTCGTCGATTCGGCGCCGATCGAGTACCCGAGTTGCTACGAGAAGGCCGTCGCGCTGCTCCGGCCCGGCGGGATACTGGCGTTCCACAATGTCTCGGGCACCAGGGTGACCGATCCCTCACGGCGCGATCCGGACACCCTCGCGCTGCGCGAGGTCGCGCGGGCCTTCCGGGAGGACGAACGGCTGGTCCCGGCGCTGCTGCCGGTGGGCGGCGGGCTGCTGGTCGCCGCGATCGCGTAG
- a CDS encoding phosphatase PAP2 family protein, whose amino-acid sequence MYDDIVELADASPSWLQTAGILFTEAGLLAFAVLFVWMIWRARASPARLAVALLPPAGTALAYVISEGLKSVIQEDRPCRNLVTLVACPPTGDWSFPSNHSTIAAAAAVGLALAWRRLAPWVLPGALLMGFSRVFVGAHYPHDVLAGLVLGSVTAWLVFRYLSGPATGIARRLTAHAGDAPTQPMPRVRLRGDSKGPLLPPRR is encoded by the coding sequence ATGTACGACGACATCGTGGAGCTGGCGGACGCGAGCCCGAGCTGGCTTCAGACGGCAGGCATCCTGTTCACCGAAGCAGGACTGCTCGCCTTCGCCGTGCTCTTCGTGTGGATGATCTGGCGGGCCCGCGCTTCTCCCGCCCGACTCGCGGTAGCGCTGCTGCCGCCTGCGGGAACCGCGCTCGCGTACGTGATCAGCGAAGGACTGAAGAGCGTGATCCAGGAGGACCGGCCGTGCCGGAACCTCGTCACGCTCGTCGCCTGCCCGCCGACCGGCGACTGGTCCTTCCCGAGCAACCACTCCACGATCGCCGCGGCGGCCGCCGTCGGGCTGGCCCTCGCCTGGCGGCGGCTCGCGCCGTGGGTGCTCCCCGGCGCCTTGCTGATGGGCTTCTCGCGGGTGTTCGTCGGCGCGCATTACCCGCACGACGTTCTCGCTGGGCTCGTCCTCGGCTCCGTGACGGCGTGGCTCGTGTTCCGGTACCTGTCAGGCCCCGCGACCGGCATCGCCCGCCGTCTCACCGCGCATGCCGGGGACGCGCCCACCCAGCCCATGCCCAGGGTGCGCCTGCGAGGCGATAGCAAAGGCCCCTTGCTCCCGCCCCGCAGGTAA
- a CDS encoding anti-sigma factor family protein produces the protein MTAPRGWGLPESHLLPDAIVAFVDGELTLGAQDRASAHIARCQVCAAEVSAQRQAVAAVKQAGAPSMSAGFLASLCSIPQNTELPGTPDNLAMTADGQLVAIQRPDRVAGLRDTGVLGGTGVLGGTAPLGSSTPLGQSPNVLGGGRFGLARRKYAQGAGVVVSGLVLSALALVATSGDGSEDQPNPGFVPPQGVNAGLLPAQLGGARPPQPSQSTAPSPSTSSVPVPASVR, from the coding sequence ATGACCGCACCGCGAGGTTGGGGACTCCCCGAGTCGCATCTGCTTCCGGACGCCATCGTCGCCTTCGTGGACGGCGAGCTGACCCTCGGCGCCCAGGACAGGGCCTCGGCGCATATCGCCCGCTGCCAGGTCTGCGCGGCCGAGGTTTCCGCGCAGCGCCAGGCCGTCGCGGCCGTGAAGCAGGCGGGAGCCCCGTCGATGTCGGCGGGTTTCCTGGCCAGCCTGTGCTCCATCCCGCAGAACACCGAACTCCCCGGCACGCCGGACAATCTGGCGATGACGGCCGACGGCCAGCTCGTGGCCATCCAGCGGCCGGACAGGGTCGCCGGGCTGCGCGATACCGGAGTTTTGGGCGGCACCGGGGTTTTGGGCGGCACAGCGCCGTTGGGCTCATCGACGCCGCTCGGCCAGTCGCCGAACGTTCTCGGTGGCGGGCGGTTCGGCCTCGCCCGGCGGAAGTACGCGCAGGGCGCCGGAGTCGTCGTTTCGGGTCTGGTGCTGAGCGCCCTGGCCCTGGTCGCGACCTCGGGTGACGGCAGCGAAGACCAGCCGAACCCTGGTTTCGTCCCGCCGCAGGGCGTCAATGCCGGTCTGCTGCCAGCGCAGCTGGGCGGCGCCAGGCCGCCGCAACCTTCGCAGAGCACCGCGCCGAGCCCGAGCACGTCGAGCGTGCCCGTGCCCGCGTCGGTTCGCTGA
- the tatB gene encoding Sec-independent protein translocase protein TatB, which produces MFESVGWGEILIIVVAGLFILGPERLPEAAAWVAKSVRKVRDFATGAKTQLREEMGPEFDQLRKPLEDLRGLRNFDPKRVVTQHLFDGDPDPLGLKDVNGTNGANGSNGASKPNGHPAPASQPEPLKPGERPPVDPDAT; this is translated from the coding sequence GTGTTCGAGAGTGTCGGCTGGGGAGAAATCCTCATCATCGTCGTCGCGGGTCTCTTCATCCTCGGTCCGGAACGGCTGCCCGAAGCGGCGGCCTGGGTGGCGAAGAGTGTCCGCAAGGTCCGCGATTTCGCGACCGGTGCCAAGACGCAGCTGCGCGAGGAGATGGGCCCGGAGTTCGACCAGTTGCGCAAGCCGCTGGAGGATCTGCGCGGCCTGCGGAACTTCGACCCGAAGCGGGTCGTGACCCAGCACCTGTTCGACGGTGACCCCGACCCGCTGGGGCTCAAGGACGTCAACGGCACCAATGGGGCCAACGGTTCCAACGGGGCCTCGAAGCCCAACGGCCACCCGGCGCCTGCTTCGCAACCCGAGCCGCTGAAGCCGGGCGAGCGCCCTCCGGTCGACCCCGACGCGACCTGA
- the sigE gene encoding RNA polymerase sigma factor SigE, with protein sequence MEVPTSPMQDTMQDQHADQVTPVTVDEAAWTPPSWDEVVREHADRVYRLAYRLTGNAHDAEDLTQETFIRVFRSLASYKPGTFEGWLHRITTNLFLDMARRRSRVRMEGLPEDTDRIVGDDPSPEQVYSDTHLDPDLQAALDELPPEFRAAVVLCDVEGLSYEEIGATLGVKLGTVRSRIHRGRQALRASLERRRAEARESAKVGV encoded by the coding sequence ATGGAGGTGCCTACTTCCCCGATGCAGGACACGATGCAAGACCAGCACGCGGACCAGGTCACGCCGGTGACCGTGGACGAAGCCGCATGGACGCCGCCCTCGTGGGACGAGGTCGTGCGTGAGCACGCCGACCGCGTGTACCGGCTGGCGTACCGCCTGACCGGTAACGCCCACGACGCCGAGGACCTGACGCAGGAGACCTTCATCCGGGTCTTCCGCTCGCTCGCGTCCTACAAGCCCGGCACGTTCGAAGGCTGGCTGCACCGCATCACCACGAACCTCTTCCTCGACATGGCCCGCCGTCGCTCGCGCGTGCGGATGGAAGGCCTCCCCGAGGACACCGACCGCATCGTCGGTGACGACCCGAGCCCCGAGCAGGTCTACTCGGACACGCATCTCGACCCGGACCTGCAGGCCGCGCTCGACGAGTTGCCGCCCGAGTTCCGCGCCGCGGTCGTGCTGTGTGACGTCGAAGGCCTCTCGTACGAGGAGATCGGCGCCACTCTCGGTGTCAAGCTCGGCACCGTGCGCAGCCGGATCCACCGCGGCCGCCAGGCGCTTCGTGCTTCTTTGGAGCGTCGTCGCGCCGAGGCGCGGGAGTCTGCGAAGGTGGGGGTATGA
- a CDS encoding Mrp/NBP35 family ATP-binding protein, giving the protein MTSTQQLPSVDDVRTALKAVYDPEIKKPITELGMVKGVEVGSDGVVIVGIYLTVAGCPLKATLTNDTTEAVKKLPGVSDVRVELDVMSDEQRTELRKSLRGDAAEPVIPFAQPGSLTRVYCVASGKGGVGKSSVTVNLAAAMAERGLSVGVVDADIYGHSVPRMLGTHEKPTKVDTMIMPPQAHGVKVISIGMFTPGNTPVVWRGPMLHRALQQFLADVFWGDLDILLLDLPPGTGDIAISVAQLIPNAEILVVTTPQQAAAEVAERAGAIALQTRQRVAGVIENMSWLETPDGQKMEIFGAGGGQSVADSLSKSVGSTVPLLGQVPMDPRVVSNGDSGTPIVLAEPDAPASLVLKEAAKKLTVRARGLAGMMLNVTPAGR; this is encoded by the coding sequence GTGACCAGTACGCAGCAACTCCCCAGCGTCGACGATGTCCGCACCGCGCTGAAGGCCGTGTACGACCCGGAGATCAAGAAACCGATCACCGAACTCGGCATGGTCAAGGGCGTGGAGGTCGGCTCGGACGGTGTGGTCATCGTCGGGATCTACCTGACGGTCGCCGGCTGCCCGCTGAAGGCGACGCTGACCAACGACACCACCGAAGCCGTCAAGAAGCTCCCCGGCGTCAGCGACGTCCGGGTCGAGCTCGACGTGATGAGTGACGAACAACGCACTGAGCTGCGAAAATCGCTGCGCGGGGATGCCGCTGAGCCGGTGATCCCGTTCGCGCAGCCGGGCTCGCTGACTCGGGTCTATTGCGTCGCGTCCGGCAAGGGCGGTGTCGGCAAGTCCTCGGTGACGGTGAACCTCGCGGCCGCGATGGCCGAGCGCGGGCTCTCCGTCGGCGTGGTCGACGCGGACATCTACGGGCACTCGGTGCCGCGGATGCTCGGCACGCACGAAAAGCCGACCAAGGTCGACACCATGATCATGCCGCCGCAGGCGCACGGCGTGAAGGTCATCTCGATCGGCATGTTCACCCCCGGCAACACCCCCGTGGTGTGGCGCGGGCCGATGCTGCACCGCGCGCTGCAGCAGTTCCTCGCCGACGTCTTCTGGGGCGACCTCGACATCCTGCTGCTGGACCTGCCGCCGGGCACCGGCGACATCGCGATCTCGGTGGCGCAGCTGATCCCGAACGCGGAGATCCTGGTCGTCACCACCCCGCAGCAGGCGGCCGCCGAAGTGGCCGAGCGCGCGGGCGCGATCGCGCTGCAGACGCGGCAGCGGGTGGCCGGGGTCATCGAGAACATGTCGTGGCTGGAGACGCCGGACGGGCAGAAGATGGAGATCTTCGGCGCCGGTGGCGGGCAGTCCGTCGCCGATTCGCTGTCGAAGTCGGTCGGCTCGACCGTGCCGCTGCTCGGACAGGTGCCGATGGACCCGCGCGTGGTCTCCAACGGCGACTCGGGCACGCCGATCGTGCTGGCCGAGCCGGACGCCCCGGCGTCGCTGGTGCTCAAGGAGGCGGCGAAGAAGCTGACCGTCCGGGCGCGCGGGCTGGCCGGAATGATGCTGAACGTCACCCCCGCGGGCCGCTGA